Sequence from the Parvicella tangerina genome:
TTGCTTATGCAAATGATCTTAAAAAGTTTGTTGAGAACTGGTCACCATGGACAGAAAAAGATCCTGATATGGAGACAATCTATGAAGGAGCTGATGCTGGTGTAGGAGCCGTTTATAAATGGAAGGGTGATAAAAAGAAAGTGGGGTATGGAACTATGAAAATCGTTGAGTCCGTACCTGACGAGAAGGTAGTTAGTTTTTTGAACTTTGGAGGTAGAGGAGATGCAGAGGTAACGCTGAGGTTGGAAGGAAGTGATGGAGAAGTTAAAGCTATTTGGGAATACGCTGCGGATAATGGTAATAATCCAATAGCAAGAATATTTGGGTCCATGATGGATAAATTTCTCGGTCCAGACTTTGAAAAAGGATTGAAAAAGTTGAAGGAGGTTTGTGAAGATTGAAGTAAAACGTAATTTGTAAAATGTATAACGTTTTACCGAATGAGAAGAGTATCAGGTTATGAATAACTTTAAAGAATTGAATGTATGGAAAGAGGCTATTTCTATGGCTTCCGAAGTTTATTCATTTTGTAAACGACTTCCACAAGAGGAGAAGTTTGGTATAATTTCACAGATACAAAGATCCTCAGTTTCTGTCAGCTCGAATATTGCTGAAGGGGCGGGTAGAAACAACAAAGGAGAGTTTTACCATTTTTTAGGAATTGCTCGAGGATCTGCGAGCGAAACAATGTCCTTACTATATTTGTGTATTGAAGTTGGATTTT
This genomic interval carries:
- a CDS encoding SRPBCC family protein, whose protein sequence is MMILAWIGVGLFGLALIIVIIGFLMPKQAYMKREVIINSDKQTIFAYANDLKKFVENWSPWTEKDPDMETIYEGADAGVGAVYKWKGDKKKVGYGTMKIVESVPDEKVVSFLNFGGRGDAEVTLRLEGSDGEVKAIWEYAADNGNNPIARIFGSMMDKFLGPDFEKGLKKLKEVCED
- a CDS encoding four helix bundle protein, producing the protein MNNFKELNVWKEAISMASEVYSFCKRLPQEEKFGIISQIQRSSVSVSSNIAEGAGRNNKGEFYHFLGIARGSASETMSLLYLCIEVGFSNESELTDLIDKIDKIQNMIFRLQQSLK